The Solibacillus sp. FSL W7-1436 genome window below encodes:
- a CDS encoding YuzB family protein, with amino-acid sequence MLNPLVEFCISNLANGAQQTYEQLEQDPDIDVLEYGCLSYCTKCAENFYAVVNGDIVEADTPEELTKRIYEYIEENPLW; translated from the coding sequence ATGTTAAATCCATTAGTCGAATTTTGCATTAGTAATTTAGCAAATGGTGCGCAACAAACATATGAACAACTGGAGCAAGATCCTGATATTGATGTATTGGAATATGGCTGCTTAAGCTACTGCACAAAATGCGCCGAAAACTTTTATGCTGTTGTGAACGGGGATATAGTTGAGGCGGATACTCCAGAAGAGCTGACGAAGCGCATTTATGAATATATAGAAGAAAATCCGTTGTGGTAA